One genomic region from Streptomyces sp. Li-HN-5-11 encodes:
- the infB gene encoding translation initiation factor IF-2, giving the protein MAKVRVYELAKEFGVESKVVMAKLQELGEFVRSASSTIEAPVVRKLTDALQQGSGGGKPASARKAAPARPAAPSPAQAARPAAPRPPAPKPAAAERPAAPAAPATPGPRPTPGPKPAPRPAPASPAPTTPEFTAPPAPPAAPATPAASGGSGPRPGAPRPAGQARPGAPRPAGPGQSRGDRGDRPGAPRPGGQAPRPGARPAGPRPGNNPFTSGGSTGMARPQAPRPGGAPRPGGPGAPGGAPRPQGQGGPRPQGAAGGPRPQAPGGPRPTPGSMPRPQGGPRPGGGPGGPRPNPGMMPQRPAAGPRPGGGPGGRGPGGGGRPGGGGGRPGGGFAGRPGGGGGGGGFAGRPGGPGGGGGGFAGRPGGPGGGGGGRPGFGGRPGGPGGRGGTQGAFGRPGGPARRGRKSKRQRRQEYEAMQAPSVGGVMLPRGNGESIRLSRGASLTDFAEKINANPASLVAVMMNLGEMVTATQSVSDETLQLLAEEMNYTVQIVSPEEEDRELLESFDIEFGEDEGGEEDLVVRPPVVTVMGHVDHGKTRLLDAIRKTNVIAGEAGGITQHIGAYQVSTEVNDEERKITFIDTPGHEAFTAMRARGAKSTDIAILVVAANDGVMPQTVEALNHAKAADVPIVVAVNKIDVEGADPTKVRGQLTEYGLVAEEYGGDTMFVDISAKQGLHIDSLLEAVILTADASLDLRANPNQDAQGISIESRLDRGRGAVATVLVQRGTLRVGDTMVVGDAYGRVRAMLDDNGNNVAEAGPSTPVQVLGLTNVPGAGDNFLVVEEDRTARQIAEKRAARERNAAFAKRTRRVSLEDLDKVLKAGEVQQLNLIIKGDASGSVEALESSLLQLDVGEEVDIRVLHRGVGAVTESDIDLAMGSDAIVIGFNVRAAGRAAQMAEREGVDVRYYSVIYQAIEEIEAALKGMLKPEYEEVELGTAEIREVFKSSKLGNIAGVLIRSGEVRRNTKARLIRDGKVVAENLNIEGLRRFKDDVTEIREGYEGGINLGNFNDIKVDDVIATYEMREKPRA; this is encoded by the coding sequence GTGGCTAAGGTCCGGGTCTACGAACTCGCCAAGGAGTTCGGTGTCGAGAGCAAGGTCGTCATGGCCAAGCTCCAGGAACTCGGTGAATTCGTCCGATCGGCGTCCTCGACGATCGAGGCGCCCGTAGTACGCAAACTGACTGACGCCCTCCAGCAGGGCAGCGGTGGCGGCAAGCCCGCCTCCGCCCGTAAGGCTGCCCCGGCCAGGCCGGCGGCCCCCTCCCCCGCGCAGGCTGCCCGTCCGGCCGCCCCGCGTCCGCCGGCCCCCAAGCCGGCCGCCGCCGAGCGGCCCGCGGCTCCCGCCGCGCCGGCCACTCCCGGCCCCCGTCCCACCCCGGGCCCGAAGCCCGCGCCGCGGCCCGCCCCGGCGTCCCCGGCTCCGACCACGCCCGAGTTCACGGCGCCCCCGGCGCCTCCGGCGGCTCCCGCCACACCGGCCGCCTCCGGCGGCTCCGGCCCCCGCCCGGGCGCTCCGCGTCCGGCCGGTCAGGCCCGTCCGGGCGCTCCGCGTCCCGCCGGTCCTGGCCAGAGCCGGGGTGACCGTGGCGACCGCCCCGGCGCTCCGCGTCCGGGTGGCCAGGCCCCGCGTCCCGGAGCCCGTCCGGCCGGTCCCCGTCCGGGCAACAACCCCTTCACCTCTGGTGGTTCCACCGGCATGGCGCGCCCGCAGGCGCCCCGTCCGGGCGGTGCCCCGCGTCCGGGTGGCCCCGGTGCTCCCGGCGGCGCTCCGCGTCCGCAGGGTCAGGGCGGTCCCCGTCCCCAGGGTGCGGCGGGCGGTCCGCGTCCGCAGGCTCCGGGCGGTCCGCGCCCGACCCCGGGCTCGATGCCGCGTCCGCAGGGCGGTCCGCGGCCGGGCGGCGGCCCCGGCGGTCCGCGCCCGAACCCCGGCATGATGCCGCAGCGCCCCGCTGCGGGTCCGCGTCCCGGCGGTGGCCCCGGCGGCCGCGGTCCCGGTGGTGGCGGTCGTCCCGGTGGGGGCGGCGGTCGTCCGGGCGGCGGTTTCGCCGGCCGTCCCGGTGGCGGCGGCGGTGGCGGCGGTTTCGCCGGCCGTCCGGGTGGTCCCGGTGGCGGTGGCGGCGGTTTCGCCGGCCGTCCGGGTGGTCCCGGTGGCGGCGGCGGTGGCCGTCCCGGCTTCGGCGGCCGTCCCGGTGGTCCGGGTGGCCGTGGTGGCACGCAGGGTGCCTTCGGCCGTCCCGGTGGTCCCGCGCGTCGTGGCCGCAAGTCGAAGCGGCAGAGGCGTCAGGAGTACGAGGCCATGCAGGCCCCGTCGGTCGGCGGCGTGATGCTGCCTCGCGGCAACGGCGAGTCCATTCGCCTGTCGCGCGGTGCCTCCCTCACCGACTTCGCCGAGAAGATCAACGCCAACCCGGCGTCGCTCGTCGCGGTCATGATGAACCTGGGCGAGATGGTCACCGCCACGCAGTCCGTCTCCGACGAGACGCTGCAGCTCCTGGCCGAGGAGATGAACTACACGGTTCAGATCGTCAGCCCGGAGGAGGAGGACCGCGAGCTCCTCGAGTCCTTCGACATCGAGTTCGGCGAGGACGAGGGCGGCGAGGAGGACCTGGTGGTCCGTCCGCCGGTCGTCACCGTCATGGGTCACGTCGACCACGGCAAGACCCGCCTGCTCGACGCCATCCGCAAGACGAACGTCATCGCGGGCGAGGCCGGTGGCATCACCCAGCACATCGGTGCCTACCAGGTCTCGACCGAGGTCAACGACGAAGAGCGCAAGATCACCTTCATCGACACCCCGGGTCACGAGGCGTTCACCGCCATGCGTGCCCGTGGTGCGAAGTCGACCGACATCGCGATCCTGGTCGTCGCGGCCAACGACGGCGTCATGCCGCAGACGGTCGAGGCGCTCAACCACGCCAAGGCGGCCGACGTGCCGATCGTGGTCGCGGTCAACAAGATCGACGTCGAGGGTGCCGACCCGACCAAGGTGCGCGGTCAGCTGACCGAGTACGGCCTGGTGGCCGAGGAGTACGGCGGCGACACGATGTTCGTCGACATCTCCGCCAAGCAGGGCCTGCACATCGACAGCCTCCTCGAGGCCGTCATCCTCACCGCCGACGCCTCGCTCGACCTGCGGGCCAACCCGAACCAGGACGCGCAGGGCATCTCGATCGAGTCCCGCCTCGACCGCGGCCGCGGTGCCGTGGCGACGGTCCTCGTCCAGCGAGGCACCCTGCGGGTCGGCGACACGATGGTGGTGGGCGACGCCTACGGCCGCGTCCGCGCCATGCTCGACGACAACGGCAACAACGTCGCCGAGGCCGGTCCGTCGACGCCGGTCCAGGTCCTGGGCCTGACCAACGTCCCGGGTGCGGGTGACAACTTCCTCGTGGTCGAGGAGGACCGTACGGCCCGCCAGATCGCGGAGAAGCGCGCCGCCCGTGAGCGCAACGCGGCCTTCGCGAAGCGCACGCGCCGCGTGTCGCTGGAGGACCTGGACAAGGTGCTGAAGGCCGGCGAGGTCCAGCAGCTGAACCTGATCATCAAGGGCGACGCTTCTGGTTCCGTCGAGGCCCTCGAGTCCTCCCTGCTCCAGCTGGACGTCGGCGAAGAGGTCGACATCCGCGTCCTGCACCGCGGCGTCGGTGCGGTCACGGAGTCCGACATCGACCTGGCGATGGGCTCCGACGCCATCGTGATCGGCTTCAACGTCCGCGCGGCCGGCCGCGCGGCGCAGATGGCCGAGCGCGAGGGCGTGGACGTCCGGTACTACTCGGTCATCTACCAGGCGATCGAGGAGATCGAGGCGGCCCTGAAGGGCATGCTGAAGCCGGAGTACGAGGAGG